Part of the Clostridium sporogenes genome, AATCTTTTAACTATCCTGAAGACAAAATTTTTGTAACTCATTTAGCTAGTGAAGATATATATATGCCATTAAATAAAGATTTTTGTAGAAATATATTAAAAATGAAATATAACATAAATAAAAATTTTATTTTATATGTTGGTGGATTTAGTCCTAGAAAAAATATATTAGGACTAATCGATGCATTTTATAATCTTATAAACATATATAAGAAAGATATCTCTTTAATTATAGTAGGGAGAAAAGGTAAAATATACGAAAAATATATAGAAAGAGTTCGGGAATTAAATATAGAAAACAAAGTATTTTTTCCTGGATTTATATCCGTTAAAGATTTACCTTATTTTTATAATTGTGCTGAACTATTTGTATATCCATCCTTTTATGAAGGTTTTGGATTGCCACCTATAGAAGCTATGGCTTGTGGTACTCCAGTAATAACATCTAATGTAACATCTATACCAGAAATAACGAAAGATGCAGCAATGCTAATAAATCCCTATGATACTGATAGTATATGTAAAGCTATGTATACTGCATTATCTAATGAAAACATGAGAAACATATTAATAAAACGAGGTTTAAATAGAACCTCTCAACTTACTTGGAATAATTGCGCTAAAAACACTTTACTTGCCTACAAAAAAATACTATACTCTAATTAGACTCCAGCACCCCTTAACTGGAGTCTTAAATAATTTTCGGGTTATAAAACTTAAATTATATTTTACAAATTAAAAATATTATATAAATAATCTATATATTGTATAAAAATTT contains:
- a CDS encoding glycosyltransferase family 4 protein, which produces MRIGIDGRPAYWYRGTGIGTYTYQLINSLNKIDKKNDYLIFNPEFSNSPLKLNNNFNIKNINAHSPKNFWNEVNIPAILKNNSMDIYHVPQNGVGLPKNKNCKFIITLHDVIPYRMPETVSDRYLKIFSEEIPKIVSSSDGIITVSDFSKKDIIKSFNYPEDKIFVTHLASEDIYMPLNKDFCRNILKMKYNINKNFILYVGGFSPRKNILGLIDAFYNLINIYKKDISLIIVGRKGKIYEKYIERVRELNIENKVFFPGFISVKDLPYFYNCAELFVYPSFYEGFGLPPIEAMACGTPVITSNVTSIPEITKDAAMLINPYDTDSICKAMYTALSNENMRNILIKRGLNRTSQLTWNNCAKNTLLAYKKILYSN